The following proteins are co-located in the Streptomyces sp. NBC_01198 genome:
- a CDS encoding sensor histidine kinase KdpD, which yields MARGTLRIYLGAAPGVGKTYAMLSEAHRRVERGTDLVVGYVEHHHRPRTEVMMHGLEEMPRRTHDYRGTAFTEMDVDALLRRAPEVALVDELAHTNVPGSRNAKRWQDIEELLQAGIDVVSNVNIQHLESLGDVVESITGVRQRETVPDEVVRRADQIELVDMSPQSLRRRMAHGNIYAPDKVDAALSNYFRPGNLTALRELALLWTADRVDEYLREYRAEHRISAAWKARERIVVGLTGGPEGRTLIRRAARMAAKGSGSEILAVHIVRSDGPVSGSAKELAVQRTLVEDLGGSFHHVIGDEVPDALLDFARGADATQIVLGSSRRKTWQYAFGPGVGTTVAREAGDVDVHIVSHEHVAKGRGLPAARGATLGRSRVVAGWLTGVAGPVLLTVVLTQWHPGPGQATDMLLFLTLTVAAALVGGLLPALASALLGSLLLNYYFTRPTHSFTIAQPENIVAIVIFVLVGAAVASVVDLAARRTQQAARLRAEAEILSHLAGSVLRGESSLDALLDRVRETFGMESVVLLEREGEHAPWECAASVGSRPCVRPEDADVEVAVNDRLSLALLGRVLPASDRRVLSAFAAQAAVVLDRRRLADEAARARELAEGNRIRTALLAAVSHDLRTPLSGIKASVSSLRSADVAWSAQDEAELLAGIEDGADRLDHLVGNLLDMSRLQTGTVNPLIRELDLDEVVPMALGGVPERSVTLDIPETLPMVAVDPGLLERSVANVVENAVKYSPQGEPVLVAASALGDRVELRVADRGPGVPESAKEQIFEPFQRYGDAPRGNGVGLGLAVARGFAEAMGGTLVAEDTPGGGLTMVLTLRAAAGGRPARPGLPATATT from the coding sequence ATGGCACGCGGCACATTGCGGATCTACCTGGGGGCCGCCCCCGGCGTCGGCAAGACCTACGCCATGCTCTCCGAGGCGCACCGGCGCGTCGAGCGCGGTACCGACCTGGTCGTCGGCTATGTCGAGCACCACCACAGGCCGCGTACCGAAGTGATGATGCACGGCCTGGAGGAGATGCCCCGGCGCACGCACGACTACCGCGGCACCGCCTTCACCGAGATGGACGTCGACGCACTGCTGCGCCGGGCCCCCGAGGTGGCGCTGGTCGACGAGCTGGCCCACACCAACGTGCCGGGCTCGCGCAACGCCAAGCGCTGGCAGGACATCGAGGAACTGCTGCAGGCCGGCATCGACGTGGTGTCCAACGTCAACATCCAGCACCTGGAGTCGCTGGGCGACGTCGTGGAGTCCATCACCGGGGTGCGGCAGCGCGAGACCGTCCCCGACGAGGTGGTCAGGCGCGCCGACCAGATCGAACTGGTCGACATGTCCCCCCAGTCGCTGCGCCGCCGCATGGCGCACGGCAACATCTACGCCCCCGACAAGGTCGACGCGGCCCTGTCCAACTACTTCCGGCCCGGCAACCTGACCGCGCTGCGCGAGCTCGCGCTGCTGTGGACCGCCGACCGGGTCGACGAGTACCTGCGGGAGTACCGCGCCGAGCACCGCATATCCGCCGCCTGGAAGGCCCGCGAGCGGATCGTCGTCGGCCTGACCGGCGGTCCCGAGGGGCGCACCCTGATCCGGCGGGCCGCCCGGATGGCGGCCAAGGGCTCGGGCAGCGAGATCCTGGCCGTGCACATCGTGCGCAGCGACGGACCGGTCTCCGGCTCGGCCAAGGAACTCGCCGTCCAGCGCACCCTGGTCGAGGACCTGGGCGGCTCCTTCCACCACGTCATCGGCGACGAGGTGCCCGACGCGCTGCTGGACTTCGCCCGCGGCGCCGACGCCACGCAGATCGTGCTCGGCAGCAGCCGCCGCAAGACCTGGCAGTACGCTTTCGGCCCCGGTGTCGGCACCACGGTCGCTCGCGAGGCCGGCGACGTCGACGTGCACATCGTCAGCCACGAGCACGTCGCCAAGGGCCGCGGCCTGCCCGCCGCCCGCGGTGCCACGCTGGGCCGCTCCCGGGTCGTGGCGGGCTGGCTGACCGGCGTGGCCGGCCCGGTGCTGCTCACGGTGGTGCTCACCCAGTGGCACCCCGGCCCCGGCCAGGCCACCGACATGCTGCTCTTCCTGACCCTCACGGTGGCCGCGGCGCTGGTCGGCGGCCTGCTGCCCGCGCTGGCGTCCGCGCTGCTCGGCTCGCTGCTGCTGAACTACTACTTCACCCGGCCCACCCACTCCTTCACCATCGCCCAGCCGGAGAACATCGTCGCGATCGTGATCTTCGTGCTGGTCGGCGCGGCCGTCGCCTCCGTGGTCGACCTGGCCGCCCGGCGCACCCAGCAGGCCGCACGGCTGCGGGCCGAGGCGGAGATCCTCTCGCACCTGGCCGGCAGCGTGCTGCGCGGCGAGAGCTCGCTGGACGCGCTGCTCGACCGGGTCAGGGAGACCTTCGGGATGGAGTCGGTGGTGCTGCTGGAGCGGGAGGGCGAGCACGCCCCCTGGGAGTGCGCCGCGTCCGTCGGCAGCAGGCCGTGCGTACGCCCCGAGGACGCCGACGTGGAGGTGGCCGTCAACGACCGGCTCTCGCTGGCGCTGCTCGGCCGGGTGCTGCCCGCCTCCGACCGCCGGGTGCTGTCCGCCTTCGCCGCGCAGGCGGCGGTGGTCCTGGACCGCAGGCGGCTGGCCGACGAGGCCGCCAGGGCGCGGGAGCTGGCCGAGGGCAACCGGATACGCACCGCGCTGCTCGCCGCCGTCTCGCACGACCTGCGCACCCCGCTGTCCGGCATAAAGGCGTCGGTGAGCTCGCTGCGGTCCGCCGACGTCGCGTGGTCCGCGCAGGACGAGGCGGAGCTGCTGGCCGGCATCGAGGACGGCGCCGACCGGCTGGACCACCTGGTGGGGAATCTGCTGGACATGTCCCGGCTGCAGACCGGCACCGTCAACCCGCTGATCCGCGAACTCGACCTCGACGAGGTGGTACCGATGGCGCTGGGCGGCGTCCCCGAGCGAAGCGTCACCCTGGACATCCCCGAGACGCTGCCGATGGTCGCGGTGGACCCCGGCCTGCTGGAGCGCAGCGTCGCCAACGTGGTGGAGAACGCCGTGAAGTACAGCCCGCAGGGGGAACCGGTCCTGGTGGCCGCCAGCGCCCTCGGCGACCGGGTCGAGCTCCGGGTGGCCGACCGCGGGCCCGGCGTGCCGGAGAGCGCCAAGGAACAGATCTTCGAGCCCTTCCAGCGCTACGGCGACGCGCCCCGCGGCAACGGCGTGGGCCTCGGCCTCGCGGTCGCCCGCGGCTTCGCCGAGGCCATGGGCGGCACCCTGGTCGCCGAGGACACCCCGGGCGGCGGCCTGACGATGGTGCTCACCCTGCGGGCCGCGGCGGGCGGCCGGCCGGCCCGCCCCGGCCTTCCTGCGACGGCGACCACATGA
- a CDS encoding ABC transporter ATP-binding protein — MTDLAALQARALARSAPEPDEGLIVCDNLVRVFRTEGVEVQALQGLDLTVESGELLAVVGASGSGKSTLLGILSGLDLPTAGRARVARHDLLAMKRRERLDYRRTTVGFVWQQTGRNLLPYLTALENVTLPMGYARIPRAGRAGRAMELLDLLGVADCRHRRPGELSGGQQQRVAIAVAGANTPRVLFADEPTGELDSASGEEVFAALRRTNAELGVTVLIVTHDPAVSEQVRRTVRIRDGRTATEVLRPSAGTAGSDAGGAEEYAVLDRVGRLQLPREYTERYGLHRRVRLSAEPDHIGVWPDRGAEPGRPADAGQGPGHAAGGPDPGEQQGEER; from the coding sequence ATGACCGACCTCGCCGCCCTGCAGGCCCGCGCCCTGGCCAGGTCCGCGCCCGAGCCGGACGAGGGCCTGATCGTCTGCGACAACCTGGTGCGGGTCTTCCGCACCGAGGGCGTCGAGGTGCAGGCGCTGCAAGGCCTCGACCTGACCGTGGAGTCCGGCGAGCTGCTGGCCGTGGTCGGCGCCTCCGGCTCGGGCAAGTCCACCCTGCTGGGCATCCTGTCCGGCCTCGACCTGCCCACCGCCGGGCGGGCCAGGGTCGCCCGGCACGACCTGCTCGCCATGAAGCGCCGCGAACGCCTGGACTACCGGCGCACCACTGTCGGCTTCGTCTGGCAGCAGACCGGGCGCAATCTGCTGCCCTACCTGACCGCGCTGGAGAACGTCACGCTGCCTATGGGCTACGCGCGGATCCCGCGGGCCGGCCGCGCCGGGCGGGCCATGGAGCTGCTCGACCTGCTCGGCGTCGCCGACTGCCGCCACCGCCGCCCCGGCGAGCTGTCCGGCGGGCAGCAGCAGCGGGTCGCCATCGCGGTTGCGGGCGCGAACACCCCCCGGGTGCTCTTCGCCGACGAGCCCACCGGCGAACTCGACAGCGCAAGCGGCGAGGAAGTCTTCGCCGCGCTGCGCAGGACCAACGCGGAACTCGGCGTCACGGTCCTGATCGTTACCCACGATCCCGCGGTCTCCGAGCAGGTCAGGCGTACGGTACGGATACGCGACGGCCGCACCGCGACCGAAGTGCTGCGCCCGTCCGCGGGCACGGCGGGTTCGGACGCGGGCGGCGCGGAGGAATACGCCGTCCTCGACCGGGTCGGGCGGCTGCAGCTGCCCCGCGAGTACACCGAGCGGTACGGCCTGCACCGCCGCGTCCGGCTGAGCGCGGAGCCCGACCACATCGGGGTGTGGCCCGACCGCGGCGCCGAGCCGGGACGACCGGCGGACGCCGGGCAGGGCCCCGGTCACGCCGCGGGCGGGCCGGACCCCGGCGAGCAGCAGGGGGAAGAGCGATGA
- a CDS encoding response regulator has translation MYRVLVVDDEPQIVKALVINLRARAYEVDAAHDGAAALRVAAARHPDVVVLDLGLPDMDGVEVIRGLRGWTRVPIIVLSARHASDEKVEALDAGADDYVTKPFGMDELLARLRAAVRRATPTGPEDDPSAVETETFTVDLAARKVHRGGTDVRLTPTEWHLLEVLVRNPGRLISQKQLLQEVWGPAYGTESNYLRVYMAQLRRKLEADPARPRHFITEPGMGYRFEA, from the coding sequence ATGTACCGGGTGCTGGTGGTGGACGACGAGCCGCAGATCGTCAAGGCACTGGTGATCAACCTGCGGGCTCGGGCCTACGAGGTGGACGCCGCGCACGACGGCGCCGCCGCGCTGCGGGTGGCCGCGGCCCGTCACCCCGACGTGGTGGTGCTCGACCTCGGCCTGCCCGACATGGACGGCGTCGAGGTGATCCGCGGGCTGCGCGGCTGGACCCGGGTGCCGATCATCGTGCTGTCCGCCCGGCACGCCTCCGACGAGAAGGTCGAGGCGCTGGACGCGGGCGCCGACGACTACGTGACCAAGCCGTTCGGCATGGACGAGCTGCTGGCCCGGCTGCGGGCCGCGGTCCGCCGCGCCACGCCGACCGGACCCGAGGACGACCCCTCCGCGGTGGAGACCGAGACCTTCACCGTGGACCTGGCGGCCCGCAAGGTCCACCGCGGCGGCACGGACGTACGCCTCACGCCCACCGAGTGGCACCTGCTCGAGGTGCTGGTGCGCAACCCCGGCCGGCTCATCTCGCAGAAGCAGCTGCTGCAGGAGGTCTGGGGCCCCGCCTACGGCACGGAGAGCAACTACCTGCGGGTGTACATGGCGCAGCTGCGGCGGAAGCTGGAGGCCGACCCGGCCCGCCCCCGGCACTTCATCACCGAACCCGGCATGGGCTACCGCTTCGAGGCGTGA
- a CDS encoding FtsX-like permease family protein yields the protein MTGDEQDRRRRLPRPGSGVRDPGLRREARGELPLLACLTVVVALLALITAAGPPLLDRWAGDALRSRFDTARQTDAEIRHSVSLHRDDTEPPPDPATATVGRDLAKVTAGLLASAGPPLSSVLVHDSTRVEVPVLGAALPAGRLELGLLYADDAPAAASYPQGGPPGPPGRTSPIPVAFSTLARDTLHLGLGQRFHLSPAVGTFDTDAVVSGFFTPPADATAPLWHEESLLERPARTDGLWHAQAVIDAASIDGLQQVTRGQGHDLVVQWRSSIRMTPDQATRFATGGGLRRLQDAADSYAAAADQDFCPEPDGYMATGCRIGRHGTTELTTVDDIPDLIEPFARARGQARTLESFALAGLIAVGLATVVVTARLAVHRRAAAQALQQARGASATDLALVRLVQTAPAALLGLALGAGAARLAAPPGDGPGGLVPALVVAAVAWLTLPALTLVATRDRAGRAGRPPAVRRVGVEAAVLLLAAAGVLLLRAHGAGAGGLDVGLAVVPALLGTATVVLLIRVYPLPLRLLSRAARARRGTVPLVALSRAAREAPGHALALLVLVTTLSTAVFGGLVARTVADGSRTAAVWSSGADAVVIGAGRDGTPERTLADVTGVRRATVVRSLVNQLTSDRDGARYGATRVVAVDAGALGTAAHGSAAARALAAAGLAGRPAPAAAGGHYVLPALATADFAGGRPGDTYTTTLRSGTVSFRVVGVLPAAVRRDPALGPLLSVQQRDAGRGESADSATAVAAGSPLLLVDSAELTMLEADEFHDSAVLFYGPRLDTASLRAAGPRVTGPSGEVRVKATAMALAADDGLLRSVRRTYATTTALSVLLALVALVLELLLSSRDRGRTASRLRTLGLPTRGIAAMNVLELLPMVLAAVAGGVALGLVLPGILGPTLTLREFTGGPGAPALHDDHALTAGLGLGLAALVAAAVAAETWAGRRRGLGAVLRLGDAV from the coding sequence ATGACCGGCGACGAGCAGGACCGCAGGCGTCGGCTGCCGCGGCCCGGCTCCGGGGTGCGCGACCCGGGGCTGCGCCGCGAGGCCCGCGGTGAGCTGCCGCTGCTGGCCTGCCTGACGGTGGTGGTCGCGCTGCTCGCGCTGATCACCGCTGCGGGACCGCCGCTGCTCGACCGGTGGGCGGGCGACGCGCTGCGCAGCAGGTTCGACACCGCCCGGCAGACCGACGCCGAGATCCGGCACAGCGTCAGCCTGCACCGCGACGACACGGAACCGCCGCCCGACCCGGCCACCGCGACCGTCGGCCGCGACCTCGCCAAGGTCACCGCCGGCCTGCTGGCGTCGGCCGGGCCGCCGCTGTCCTCGGTCCTGGTGCACGACTCCACCCGGGTCGAGGTCCCGGTGCTCGGTGCCGCCCTTCCCGCCGGCCGGCTGGAGCTGGGGCTGCTCTACGCCGACGACGCGCCGGCCGCCGCCAGTTACCCGCAGGGCGGCCCGCCGGGCCCGCCGGGCCGGACCTCGCCGATCCCGGTCGCCTTCTCCACCCTCGCCCGCGACACCCTGCACCTCGGCCTCGGGCAGCGCTTCCACCTCTCCCCGGCGGTCGGCACCTTCGACACCGACGCCGTGGTGAGCGGCTTCTTCACCCCGCCCGCCGACGCCACCGCCCCGCTGTGGCACGAGGAGTCCCTGCTGGAACGGCCCGCGCGCACCGACGGCCTGTGGCACGCGCAGGCCGTGATCGACGCGGCGTCCATCGACGGGCTCCAGCAGGTGACCCGCGGTCAGGGCCACGACCTGGTGGTGCAGTGGCGCAGCTCGATCCGGATGACACCGGATCAGGCGACGCGCTTCGCCACCGGCGGCGGCCTGCGGCGGCTGCAGGACGCCGCCGACAGCTACGCGGCCGCCGCGGACCAGGACTTCTGCCCCGAGCCGGACGGCTACATGGCGACGGGCTGCCGGATCGGCCGGCACGGCACCACCGAGCTGACCACCGTGGACGACATCCCCGACCTGATCGAACCCTTCGCCCGCGCCCGCGGGCAGGCCCGCACCCTGGAGTCCTTCGCGCTCGCCGGGCTGATCGCGGTGGGGCTGGCCACCGTCGTCGTCACGGCCCGCCTCGCGGTCCACCGCAGGGCCGCCGCCCAGGCGCTGCAACAGGCCCGCGGCGCCTCCGCCACCGACCTGGCGCTCGTCCGGCTGGTGCAGACCGCTCCGGCCGCGCTGCTCGGGCTGGCGCTCGGAGCCGGTGCGGCCCGGCTGGCGGCGCCGCCGGGCGACGGCCCCGGCGGCCTGGTGCCCGCGCTCGTGGTCGCCGCGGTGGCATGGCTCACCCTGCCGGCGCTCACCCTCGTCGCGACCAGGGACCGCGCCGGCCGCGCCGGGCGGCCGCCCGCCGTGCGCCGGGTCGGCGTCGAGGCGGCGGTCCTGCTGCTGGCCGCCGCGGGCGTGCTGCTGCTGCGCGCGCACGGCGCCGGCGCCGGCGGGCTCGACGTCGGGCTCGCGGTGGTGCCCGCGCTGCTCGGCACCGCCACCGTGGTGCTGCTGATCCGCGTCTACCCGCTGCCGCTGCGGCTGCTGTCCCGCGCGGCGCGCGCCCGCCGCGGCACCGTGCCGCTCGTCGCGCTGTCCCGCGCCGCCCGGGAGGCGCCTGGCCACGCGCTGGCCCTGCTGGTGCTGGTGACGACGCTGTCCACCGCCGTCTTCGGCGGCCTGGTGGCCCGTACGGTCGCCGACGGCAGCAGGACCGCGGCCGTGTGGAGTTCTGGCGCCGACGCGGTGGTCATCGGCGCGGGCCGTGACGGTACCCCGGAGCGGACGCTGGCCGATGTGACGGGCGTCCGGCGCGCCACCGTCGTGCGCAGCCTGGTCAACCAGCTCACCAGCGACCGCGACGGCGCCCGCTACGGCGCCACCCGGGTGGTCGCCGTCGACGCGGGTGCGCTCGGCACCGCGGCCCACGGGTCCGCCGCCGCCCGCGCGCTGGCCGCGGCGGGCCTGGCCGGCCGGCCCGCGCCGGCGGCAGCAGGCGGCCACTACGTGCTGCCGGCGCTCGCCACCGCCGACTTCGCCGGCGGCAGGCCCGGCGACACCTACACCACGACCCTGCGCAGCGGCACGGTCTCCTTCCGGGTCGTGGGCGTGCTGCCGGCCGCCGTCCGGCGCGACCCGGCGCTGGGGCCGCTGCTCAGCGTCCAGCAGCGTGACGCCGGGCGCGGCGAGAGCGCCGACAGCGCGACCGCGGTCGCCGCGGGCAGCCCGCTGCTGCTGGTGGACTCCGCCGAGCTGACGATGCTCGAAGCCGACGAGTTCCACGACTCGGCCGTCCTGTTCTACGGCCCGCGGCTGGACACCGCCTCGCTGCGGGCCGCCGGGCCGCGCGTCACCGGACCCTCGGGTGAGGTCAGGGTCAAGGCCACCGCGATGGCGCTGGCCGCCGACGACGGGCTGCTGCGCAGCGTCCGGCGCACCTACGCCACCACCACGGCGCTCTCCGTGCTGCTCGCCCTGGTCGCGCTGGTGCTCGAACTGCTGCTGTCGTCGCGGGACCGCGGGCGCACCGCCTCCCGGCTGCGCACCCTGGGCCTGCCGACCCGCGGCATCGCGGCGATGAACGTCCTGGAACTGCTGCCGATGGTGCTGGCCGCGGTCGCGGGCGGCGTCGCGCTCGGCCTGGTGCTGCCCGGCATCCTCGGCCCCACCCTGACGCTGCGGGAGTTCACCGGCGGCCCCGGCGCGCCCGCACTGCACGACGACCACGCGCTGACCGCGGGCCTCGGCCTGGGCCTCGCCGCGCTGGTCGCCGCGGCCGTCGCCGCCGAGACCTGGGCGGGCCGCCGCCGCGGTCTTGGCGCCGTACTGCGGCTGGGGGACGCGGTATGA
- a CDS encoding ABC transporter ATP-binding protein, protein MAEQSATAVATSPKTGEMVVVEDLRRTYGSGETAVHALRGVSFTVPRGELVALKGRSGSGKTTVLNLVGGLDSPDAGRIALDGTDLAGLGDDDLLALRRDRIGFVFQSFGLIPILTAAENVGVPMRLRKTPPREREERVELLLALVGLAEHAAQRPGELSGGQQQRVAIARALANRPDLIIADEPTGQLDADTGLAVMELLRAVVRSEGVTALVATHDNQLLALADRVLELRDGRIVSGS, encoded by the coding sequence ATGGCCGAGCAGTCCGCCACAGCGGTGGCGACGTCGCCGAAGACCGGCGAGATGGTGGTGGTCGAGGACCTGCGGCGCACCTATGGCAGCGGGGAGACCGCCGTGCACGCGCTGCGCGGGGTGTCCTTCACGGTGCCGCGCGGCGAGCTGGTGGCGCTCAAGGGCCGCTCCGGCTCGGGCAAGACCACCGTGCTGAATCTGGTCGGCGGCCTCGACAGCCCCGACGCCGGCCGCATAGCGCTGGACGGCACCGACCTGGCCGGGCTCGGCGACGACGACCTGCTGGCGCTGCGCAGGGACCGGATCGGCTTCGTCTTCCAGTCCTTCGGCCTGATTCCCATCCTCACCGCGGCCGAGAACGTCGGAGTGCCGATGCGGCTGCGCAAGACGCCGCCGCGGGAGCGCGAGGAGCGCGTCGAGCTGCTGCTCGCCCTGGTCGGCCTCGCCGAGCACGCCGCCCAGCGCCCCGGCGAGCTGTCCGGCGGCCAGCAGCAGCGGGTGGCCATCGCCCGCGCGCTCGCCAACCGGCCCGACCTGATCATCGCCGACGAGCCCACAGGCCAGCTCGACGCCGACACCGGGCTGGCCGTGATGGAACTGCTGCGGGCGGTGGTGCGCAGCGAGGGCGTCACCGCGCTGGTCGCCACCCACGACAACCAGCTGCTGGCGCTCGCCGACCGCGTACTCGAACTGCGCGACGGACGGATCGTCTCCGGCAGCTGA
- a CDS encoding DUF3159 domain-containing protein: MASIDNSDHDKTDGAQGRAEEEAEVRAATEAALLDAFGGVLGMVETTVPGLVFVVIYTINHDIKSSALAALALSVVLGVARLARKDTLKHAFSGVFGIAFGALFAMMSGNAKNFYLPGMLYTLGLGVAYVVSSLAGFPLLGLILGPVFKENLSWRTRNPGRLRAYTKASWAWGLILLAKSAILFPLYWWGNATQLGWVKVALGIPPFLLSVYLTWIFLVKAPAPIDVIAEMEAAEQERKAEKERDKAAKAAAEQAYK; this comes from the coding sequence GTGGCGTCGATCGACAACTCGGACCACGACAAGACGGACGGCGCGCAGGGGCGCGCCGAGGAGGAGGCGGAGGTCAGAGCGGCCACCGAGGCCGCGCTGCTGGACGCCTTCGGCGGCGTCCTCGGCATGGTGGAGACCACCGTGCCCGGCCTGGTCTTCGTGGTGATCTACACGATCAACCACGACATCAAGTCCTCCGCGCTGGCCGCGCTGGCGCTGTCCGTGGTGCTTGGCGTGGCCCGGCTGGCCCGCAAGGACACCCTCAAGCACGCCTTCAGCGGCGTCTTCGGCATCGCCTTCGGCGCGCTGTTCGCGATGATGTCGGGCAATGCCAAGAACTTCTACCTGCCCGGCATGCTCTACACCCTGGGCCTGGGCGTGGCCTACGTGGTCTCCTCGCTGGCCGGCTTCCCGCTGCTCGGGCTGATCCTCGGGCCGGTGTTCAAGGAGAACCTTTCCTGGCGCACCCGCAACCCGGGTCGGCTGCGCGCCTACACCAAGGCCAGCTGGGCCTGGGGCCTGATCCTGCTGGCCAAGTCGGCGATCCTCTTCCCGCTCTACTGGTGGGGCAACGCCACCCAGCTGGGCTGGGTCAAGGTCGCACTGGGCATCCCGCCCTTCCTGCTGTCGGTCTACCTCACCTGGATCTTCCTGGTGAAGGCGCCGGCCCCGATCGACGTGATCGCGGAGATGGAAGCGGCCGAGCAGGAGCGGAAGGCCGAGAAGGAACGGGACAAGGCCGCCAAGGCGGCCGCCGAGCAGGCGTACAAGTAA
- a CDS encoding OB-fold nucleic acid binding domain-containing protein — MSGAIRSERPAGRFRRMLDRLSSSQEELHSEELQQETRAVGCTRIKDCSDRQIVSVTGTLRTVTLRPRAGVPALEAELFDGSAALDVVWLGRRSITGIEPGRRIIASGRISMNRGRPVLFNPKYELRPVGQE; from the coding sequence ATGAGTGGTGCCATCCGTTCAGAGCGGCCCGCGGGCCGCTTCCGCCGCATGCTCGACCGCCTGTCCTCCTCGCAGGAGGAGCTGCACTCCGAGGAGCTGCAGCAGGAGACCAGGGCCGTCGGCTGCACGCGGATCAAGGACTGCTCCGACCGGCAGATCGTGTCGGTCACCGGTACGCTGCGTACGGTCACGCTGCGTCCCCGGGCGGGCGTGCCCGCACTGGAGGCGGAGCTCTTCGACGGGTCGGCCGCGCTGGACGTGGTCTGGCTCGGCCGCCGCAGCATCACCGGTATAGAACCCGGCCGCCGGATCATCGCCTCCGGCCGGATCTCCATGAACCGTGGCCGTCCGGTGCTCTTCAACCCCAAGTACGAACTGCGTCCGGTCGGACAGGAGTAG
- a CDS encoding potassium channel family protein — protein sequence MHVVIMGCGRVGSTLAHSLEQQGHTVAVIDQDPKAFRRLGSGFGGRRVTGVGFDQDTLREAGIEEAGAFAAVSSGDNSNIIAARVAREMFGIENVAARIYDPRRAEVYQRLGIPTVATVRWTADQMLRRLLPSGAEPLWRDPSGGVQLAEVHTSPSWIGHKISTLQEETGTRVAFVTRLGEAMLPTSQTVLQEGDLVHVMLRSDEVAAVEAAFAKGPEEAHS from the coding sequence GTGCACGTCGTGATTATGGGATGCGGGCGGGTGGGCTCCACTCTCGCGCACTCCCTCGAACAGCAAGGTCATACGGTCGCGGTGATCGATCAGGACCCGAAGGCGTTCCGCCGGCTGGGCTCCGGGTTCGGTGGGCGCCGGGTGACCGGAGTCGGGTTCGACCAGGACACGCTGCGTGAGGCCGGCATCGAGGAGGCGGGCGCTTTCGCGGCCGTCAGCAGCGGCGACAACTCCAACATCATCGCGGCCCGGGTGGCCCGGGAGATGTTCGGCATCGAGAACGTGGCGGCGAGGATCTACGACCCGCGCCGGGCCGAGGTCTACCAGCGGCTCGGCATCCCCACCGTGGCGACCGTGCGGTGGACCGCCGACCAGATGCTGCGCAGGCTGCTGCCGTCCGGCGCGGAGCCGCTGTGGCGCGACCCCAGCGGCGGGGTGCAGCTCGCCGAGGTGCACACCTCGCCCAGCTGGATCGGCCACAAGATCAGCACCTTGCAGGAGGAGACCGGCACCAGGGTGGCGTTCGTCACCCGGCTCGGCGAGGCGATGCTGCCCACTTCACAGACGGTGCTGCAGGAAGGCGACCTGGTGCATGTGATGCTGCGCTCCGACGAGGTCGCCGCGGTCGAGGCGGCCTTCGCCAAGGGACCCGAGGAGGCCCACTCATGA
- a CDS encoding potassium channel family protein, with translation MRVAIAGAGAVGRSIAAELLENGHEVLLVDKNPTSISVERVPQAEWLLADACEITSLDEAALQRCNVVIAATGDDKVNLVVSLLAKTEYGVPRVVARVNNPKNEWLFNESWGVDVAVSTPRLMSALVEEAVSVGDLVRLLRFSQGDANLVELTLPEEAALVGTRVGDVEWPQDTSLVTIIRGNRVLTPSKDDALEAGDELLFVAAPHREEQLEDLLSLQDGNGNGGGG, from the coding sequence ATGAGGGTGGCCATCGCCGGGGCCGGCGCGGTCGGCCGGTCCATCGCGGCCGAGCTGCTGGAGAACGGGCACGAGGTGCTGCTCGTCGACAAGAACCCCACCTCCATCTCGGTGGAGCGGGTGCCGCAGGCCGAGTGGCTGCTGGCCGACGCGTGCGAGATCACCTCGCTCGACGAGGCCGCCCTGCAGCGCTGCAACGTGGTGATCGCCGCGACCGGTGACGACAAGGTCAACCTGGTGGTGTCGCTGCTCGCCAAGACGGAGTACGGCGTCCCCCGGGTCGTCGCCCGGGTGAACAACCCGAAGAACGAGTGGCTGTTCAACGAGTCCTGGGGCGTGGACGTCGCGGTGTCGACGCCGCGGCTGATGTCGGCCCTGGTCGAGGAGGCGGTGAGCGTCGGCGACCTGGTCCGGCTGCTGCGCTTCAGCCAGGGTGACGCGAACCTCGTCGAGCTGACGCTGCCCGAGGAGGCCGCACTGGTCGGCACCCGGGTCGGTGACGTGGAGTGGCCGCAGGACACCTCGCTGGTCACCATCATCCGCGGCAACCGGGTGCTCACCCCGTCGAAGGACGACGCGCTGGAGGCCGGCGACGAGCTGCTGTTCGTGGCGGCGCCGCACCGGGAGGAGCAGCTGGAGGACCTGCTGTCCCTCCAGGACGGCAACGGAAACGGCGGCGGCGGCTGA